In a single window of the Nicotiana tomentosiformis chromosome 8, ASM39032v3, whole genome shotgun sequence genome:
- the LOC104089690 gene encoding protein ACTIVITY OF BC1 COMPLEX KINASE 1, chloroplastic, with protein MEGICTSCLYSSITPSIEYKSRRKLLNSIQKNRTSLPRICAVSSVSPTQSPSEKTGALQVKDISRISALEQLDFERGVCVPFRKYSPESVRNKVLESRGQILSLVGRGVEIVWNLGLYWTTLVYDYLVGRDEEVVPFRARQLRTLLCDLGPSFIKAGQVLANRPDIIREDYMNELCILQDDVPAFPNQVAFNIIEEELGQPLEAVFSKISSETIAAASLGQVYRATLRASGEDVAIKVQRPQIEPIIYRDLFLFRTLASFLNGISLQKLGCNAELIVDEFGEKLLEELDYTLEARNIEDFLENFKDDPTVKIPRVYIQLSGPRVLVMEWIDGIRCTDPQAIREAGIDIDGFLTVGVSAALRQLLEFGLFHGDPHPGNVFAMRDGRIAYVDFGNVAVLSQQNKQILIDAVVHAVNEDYGEMANDFTRLGFLASGTDVAPIVPALEAIWQNSLEKGLADFNFRSVTGKFNQLVYNYPIRIPERFSLVIRSLLTQEGICLTLEPDFKFLEVAYPYVAKRLLTDPNPALRERLIQVLFKDGLFQWKRLENLITLAKENVTKLSENPAFRGNNRGTSKHLKIEQKLDLTDTIKDGARLFILDEGIRRQLLLALTEDSKLHIEEVVDVYRLLEDQVDVPSMALGLAQDLPSVARDILLSWSASVLSDR; from the exons atggagGGAATTTGCACTAGTTGCTTGTACTCTTCAATAACCCCATCAATTGAGTACAAAAGCAGAAGAAAACTCTTGAATTCCATTCAAAAAAACCGAACTTCATTGCCAAGAATTTGTGCAGTGAGTAGTGTTTCTCCTACACAAAGCCCATCAGAGAAAACTGGTGCTTTACAAGTGAAGGACATATCTAGGATTAGCGCTTTGGAGCAACTTGATTTTGAACGTGGTGTTTGCGTTCCCTTTCGCAAATATTCCCCTGAATCT GTGAGAAACAAGGTGTTAGAGTCAAGGGGACAGATTTTGTCTTTGGTTGGTAGAGGAGTAGAGATTGTTTGGAATTTGGGGCTCTATTGGACTACATTGGTGTATGATTATTTGGTGGGCCGTGACGAAGAAGTTGTTCCTTTCCGTGCTCGGCAGCTGAGGACtctgttgtgtgatttgggaCCTTCTTTCATCAAAGCAGGACAG GTGCTTGCAAATAGGCCTGATATCATAAGAGAAGATTACATGAATGAACTTTGCATTCTTCAAGATGACGTTCCGGCATTTCCTAATCAG GTTGCTTTTAACATCATAGAAGAGGAATTGGGCCAGCCTCTTGAAGCTGTTTTCAGCAAAATTTCTTCAGAAACTATTGCAGCTGCAAGTTTGGGTCAAGTGTACCGTGCTACTTTACGTGCTTCAGGGGAAGATGTTGCCATAAAG gttCAAAGGCCTCAGATAGAGCCTATCATCTACAGAGATCTTTTTCTCTTCCGCACTCTGGCTTCATTCTTGAATGGCATCAGTCTACAGAAACTGGGGTGCAACGCCGAGCTTATAGTTGATGAATTTGGTGAGAAGCTATTGGAGGAGTTGGATTATACCTTG GAAGCTCGTAATATCGAAGACTTCTTGGAGAATTTCAAAGATGACCCTACTGTTAAAATACCTCGGGTTTACATACAGCTTTCTGGTCCACGTGTTTTGGTAATGGAGTGGATCGATGGAATCCGGTGCACCGATCCACAG GCAATCAGAGAGGCAGGAATTGATATAGATGGATTTTTGACCGTTGGAGTTAGTGCAGCCTTACGGCAGCTACTCGAATTTGGCCTATTCCACGGCGACCCTCACCCTGGGAATGTCTTTGCTATGCGTGACGGACGCATTGCCTATGTGGATTTTGGCAATGTTGCTGTGCTCAGTCAG CAAAATAAACAGATTCTGATTGATGCTGTTGTGCATGCGGTGAATGAGGACTATGGCGAGATGGCAAATGATTTTACCAGGCTTGGATTCCTAGCTAGTGGAACTGATGTTGCCCCCATTGTTCCAGCATTAGAAGCAATATGGCAAAACTCCCTTGAAAAAGGACTTGCTGACTTTAATTTTAGAAGTGTTACAG GCAAATTCAATCAACTAGTTTACAACTATCCTATCCGGATACCAGAAAGGTTTTCTCTCGTTATTCGTTCTTTATTGACTCAAGAAGGCATTTGTTTGACCCTGGAGCCAGATTTCAAGTTTCTGGAG GTAGCCTATCCTTATGTGGCAAAGCGTCTCCTAACAGATCCTAACCCAGCTTTACGTGAACGCCTTATACAG GTTCTGTTCAAGGATGGTCTCTTCCAGTGGAAACGACTGGAGAACCTGATAACTCTAGCAAAGGAAAACGTCACAAAACTGAGCGAAAACCCTGCATTTCGAGGGAATAATAG AGGAACCAGCAAACATTTGAAGATTGAACAGAAACTAGACCTCACTGACACAATCAAGGATGGAGCTCGACTTTTCATACTTGATGAAGGAATTCGTAGGCAGCTTCTTCTTGCTTTGACCGAAGACTCCAAGCTTCACATTGAAGAA GTAGTTGATGTATATAGACTGCTTGAAGACCAGGTAGATGTACCTTCAATGGCTTTAGGACTAGCACAAG ACTTACCATCTGTTGCTCGAGATATATTGCTTTCATGGAGTGCCTCTGTACTATCAGACCGATAG